A part of Candidatus Methylacidiphilales bacterium genomic DNA contains:
- the shc gene encoding squalene--hopene cyclase — translation MRTDTDTKLQQQTKTAEAVGVVVEADLAQRIEVATRRSQEFLLKAQHPDGYWIGELFVDVTLVCDVVLFMHWRGEVDPVKEARCVKHILSRQLPDGGWNIYPGGPSELNATVKAYIALKLAGFDAGEPLMQRARHTILRLGGVPRCNTYTKLFLALLGLYPWTHLPVIPSEMILLPNWFPFNIYEMSAWSRAMVVPLTIINHFKPTRQLPEEKQIHELFPYGLERAPFHLPWNRKKIFSLTNFFLVCDLVLSLLERCPWKPFRKRALKRAEEWILERIGDGSDGLGAIQPSMLYTCIALKALGYTDEHPVLKKALRDLQSLEAYHEEEDDFRVQPCFSPVWDTAITAVALAESGVPADRPELRKAARWLMDREVRIRGDWAVKNPHPEASGWAFEFNNIYYPDVDDTLKVLLALRHIEVEDEEEKQQVIERATRWVKSFQCKDGGWAAFDKDVTKKWLEDVPFADHNAILDPTCSDITARALELFGKLGTIKTERFIRRAVRYLRETQEEDGSWYGRWGVNYIYGTWQALRGLAAIGEDMNQDWILRARDWLEHCQNEDGGWGETPDSYVDKSRKGKGPSTPSQTAWALMGIMACGDLNRESVRRGFDYLCRNQNPDGSWSEPYLTGTGFPAVFYLKYDMYRNNWTLLALAEYRKLAEKQKERARAWAQSTLKLSELRSKLGQEAAV, via the coding sequence ATGAGGACGGATACGGATACGAAGTTGCAGCAGCAGACGAAGACGGCGGAGGCGGTGGGTGTGGTGGTGGAGGCGGATTTGGCGCAGCGGATCGAGGTGGCGACGAGGCGTTCTCAGGAGTTTCTTTTGAAAGCGCAACATCCCGATGGATACTGGATCGGGGAGCTTTTTGTGGATGTGACGCTGGTGTGTGATGTGGTGCTTTTTATGCATTGGCGGGGTGAGGTGGATCCGGTGAAAGAGGCGCGGTGTGTGAAGCATATTTTGTCGCGGCAGCTTCCTGATGGGGGGTGGAATATTTATCCGGGCGGGCCGAGCGAGCTGAATGCGACGGTGAAGGCGTATATTGCGTTGAAGTTGGCGGGGTTCGATGCGGGTGAGCCTTTGATGCAGAGGGCGCGGCATACGATTTTGCGGTTGGGTGGTGTGCCGCGGTGCAACACGTATACGAAATTGTTTTTAGCTTTGCTGGGTTTGTATCCGTGGACGCATTTGCCGGTGATTCCGTCGGAGATGATTTTGTTGCCGAATTGGTTTCCGTTTAATATTTACGAGATGTCGGCGTGGAGTCGGGCGATGGTGGTGCCGTTGACGATCATTAATCATTTTAAGCCGACGCGGCAGTTGCCCGAGGAGAAGCAGATTCACGAGCTGTTTCCTTATGGATTGGAGCGGGCGCCGTTTCATTTGCCGTGGAATCGAAAGAAGATTTTTTCGCTGACGAATTTCTTTTTGGTGTGTGACTTGGTGTTGAGTCTTTTGGAGCGTTGTCCGTGGAAGCCGTTTCGTAAGCGGGCGTTGAAGCGTGCAGAGGAGTGGATTTTGGAGCGGATCGGGGATGGATCGGATGGGTTGGGGGCGATTCAGCCTTCGATGCTTTATACTTGCATAGCTTTGAAGGCGCTTGGCTACACTGATGAGCATCCTGTGTTGAAGAAGGCTTTGCGGGATTTGCAATCGCTTGAGGCGTATCATGAGGAGGAAGATGATTTTCGTGTGCAGCCGTGTTTTTCGCCGGTTTGGGATACGGCGATTACTGCGGTGGCTTTGGCGGAGAGTGGGGTGCCTGCGGATCGGCCTGAGTTGAGAAAAGCGGCTCGTTGGTTGATGGATCGAGAGGTGCGAATTCGCGGGGATTGGGCAGTGAAGAATCCTCATCCTGAGGCGAGCGGGTGGGCGTTTGAGTTTAACAACATTTATTATCCGGATGTGGATGATACGTTGAAGGTGTTGTTGGCGTTGCGGCATATTGAAGTGGAAGATGAGGAAGAGAAGCAGCAGGTGATTGAGCGGGCGACGCGATGGGTGAAGAGTTTTCAGTGTAAGGATGGGGGATGGGCGGCTTTTGATAAGGATGTGACGAAGAAATGGTTGGAGGATGTGCCGTTTGCTGATCACAATGCGATTTTGGATCCGACGTGCTCAGATATTACGGCTCGGGCGCTGGAGCTTTTCGGGAAGTTGGGGACGATCAAGACGGAGCGGTTTATTCGTCGTGCGGTTCGGTATTTGCGGGAGACTCAGGAGGAAGATGGCTCGTGGTATGGGCGGTGGGGGGTGAATTACATTTATGGGACGTGGCAGGCTTTGAGGGGGTTGGCAGCCATCGGTGAGGATATGAATCAGGACTGGATTTTGCGGGCGCGGGATTGGCTTGAGCATTGCCAGAACGAGGATGGGGGCTGGGGTGAGACGCCTGATTCGTATGTGGATAAGTCACGGAAGGGTAAGGGGCCGAGCACGCCTTCGCAGACGGCTTGGGCGCTGATGGGAATTATGGCTTGTGGGGATCTGAATCGAGAATCGGTGCGGCGTGGGTTTGATTATCTTTGTCGTAATCAAAATCCGGATGGCTCGTGGAGTGAGCCTTATCTGACTGGCACTGGTTTTCCGGCGGTGTTTTATTTGAAGTATGATATGTATCGGAAT